The nucleotide sequence CCGACTCGCTCTGGATGAACCTCGCCGTAGTGGCACCGGCGGCGCTGCTCTCGATGGCCGTCTCCGGTGCGCTCGGCCTGATCGTCGAACGCGTGCTGATCCTGCCCGTCTACGGCCAGCACCTGAAGCAGATCCTGATGACGACGGGTGGCCTGATCGTCGCAGAGCAGACGCTCTATGCGCTGTGGGGGCCGCAGATCATCCCGCTGCCGCTGCCGGCCTCGCTGCGCGGCTCGTTCGTCATCGGCGACGTCGCGATCGCGAAGTACCGCGTGCTCGCCACGCTGATCGGCCTCATTGTCTTCATCGCGATCCAGCTCGTGCTCAACCGCACCAAGCTCGGCCTCCTGATTCGCGCCGGCGTCGAAAATCGCGAGATGGTCGAGGCGCTCGGCTACCGCATCCGCCGCCTGTTCCTCGGCGTGTTCATGACGGGATCGGCGCTTGCCGGCCTCGGCGGGGTGATGTGGGCGCTGTATCGCGAGCAGGTCCATGCCTCCATGAGCGACGACCTCACCGTGTTGATCTTCATCGTCGTCATCATCGGCGGCCTGGGATCGATCGGCGGCTGCTTCATCGGCGCGATCCTGGTGGCGATGGTCGCCAATTACGGCGGCTTCCTGGTGCCGAAGCTCGCTCTCGTCTCCAACATCCTGCTGATGGTCGCCATCCTGATGTGGCAGCCGCGCGGCCTCTATGCGGTGACCAGCCGATGATGATTTTGTCAGGCGATCCGCCGAAGAGCCGCGTGCTCACCCTCATTCTCGTCGTCATCATCCTGGCGCTGGCGGCGACGCCCTTCCTGTTTCCCGGCGCCAAGGCGCTGAACGTCGCGGCCAAGATCTGCGTCTTCGCCGCGCTCGTTGCCTCCTACGACCTCCTGCTCGGCTATACCGGCTCGGTGTCGTTCGCTCATACCATGTTCTACGGCATCGGCAGCTACGCGATCGCGATCGCGCTGTACGCGATCGGCCCGAATTGGGCCGCGGTCGCAACCGGCATCGCCGTCGGCCTGCCGCTCGCGGCGCTGCTCGCGCTCGCCATCGGCTTGTTCTCGCTGCGGGTGGCGGCGATCTTCTTTGCCATGATCACGCTGGCGGTCGCCTCCGCCTTCCAGGTGCTGGCCTCGCAGCTCTCCTGGCTGACCGGGGGCGAGGATGGCCGCAGCTTTCAACTGCCCGAACTGCTTCGGCCCGGCACGGTGCTGATCTCCAAAAATCTCCTGGGCTTCGAGATCAACGGCCGCACCCTGACCTACTATCTCGTCTTCGCCGTCTCGGCGCTGATGATCCTCGGCCTGTTGCGGGTGGTGAACTCGCCGTTCGGGCGCGTGCTGCAGGCGATCCGCGAAAACCGCTTCCGCGCCGAGGCGCTCGGCTTCCGCACCGTCTTCCATCTCACCTACGCCAATTGCCTGGCCGCCTTGGTCGCCGCCAGCGCCGGCATTCTGAATGCGCTCTGGCTGCGCTATGCCGGGCCCGACACCTCGCTCAGCTTCTCGATCATGCTGGACATCCTCCTGATGGTGGTGATCGGCGGCATGGGCACGATCTACGGCGCGATCATCGGCGCCACGATCTTCATCCTCGCCCAGAACTATCTGCAGTCGCTGATGGGCGTTGCCTCCAAGGCAGCGACGGAGGCCGGCCTGCCGCTGCTGCCGGGGCTCCTGCATCCGGACCGCTGGCTGCTGTGGCTTGGTCTGCTGTTCATTGCGAGCGTCTACTTCTTCCCGACCGGCGTGGTGGGGCGGCTGCGCACGGGCGGCGGCGGCAAGGGCGCGGGCGCCTCGCATTAAGCTGCGATTAATGATGCAACGCAGCGCTTGTCGGACGCGCCGTGCAACCTGCGGGCAACGCGATAAAATTCCCGCTGAGCTGCACGCCAACGCGGCGGCGCAACCGGGTTAAGCCTTGGGTAACCGGCTTTCCTAAGGTTTGGGCCATTTGTGCGGTGTATTCGTGTTCCCTCAGGGAGGGGGAATGCGCCAAGTTTTTTCCAGAATGGCAACCGCGATGTTCCGGGCCGCAAAGGCCGGCTGGGACGCTGCCATGCGGCGCGGCCCGGTGCTGTGGCTGACTCTGTCCGGCGCAT is from Bradyrhizobium sp. ISRA430 and encodes:
- a CDS encoding branched-chain amino acid ABC transporter permease, encoding MTELAATDPLPKPKRDLAPILLPIALALAVIPFIGSTSSWLTLTAASLAMGMMIFIMASGLTLVFGLMDVLNFGHGAFIAVGAYIATLVLAPFAASMQADSLWMNLAVVAPAALLSMAVSGALGLIVERVLILPVYGQHLKQILMTTGGLIVAEQTLYALWGPQIIPLPLPASLRGSFVIGDVAIAKYRVLATLIGLIVFIAIQLVLNRTKLGLLIRAGVENREMVEALGYRIRRLFLGVFMTGSALAGLGGVMWALYREQVHASMSDDLTVLIFIVVIIGGLGSIGGCFIGAILVAMVANYGGFLVPKLALVSNILLMVAILMWQPRGLYAVTSR
- a CDS encoding branched-chain amino acid ABC transporter permease — encoded protein: MMILSGDPPKSRVLTLILVVIILALAATPFLFPGAKALNVAAKICVFAALVASYDLLLGYTGSVSFAHTMFYGIGSYAIAIALYAIGPNWAAVATGIAVGLPLAALLALAIGLFSLRVAAIFFAMITLAVASAFQVLASQLSWLTGGEDGRSFQLPELLRPGTVLISKNLLGFEINGRTLTYYLVFAVSALMILGLLRVVNSPFGRVLQAIRENRFRAEALGFRTVFHLTYANCLAALVAASAGILNALWLRYAGPDTSLSFSIMLDILLMVVIGGMGTIYGAIIGATIFILAQNYLQSLMGVASKAATEAGLPLLPGLLHPDRWLLWLGLLFIASVYFFPTGVVGRLRTGGGGKGAGASH